A genomic segment from Polyangium mundeleinium encodes:
- a CDS encoding redoxin domain-containing protein produces MVRTISRTGAALLGASSLLLLAGCSDAPPSEAAPGLSCGEGTQAVGRECLPTALEPGRYLSPLVQLQSLAEVGSHTDEVRIREDNLLLNCSYTFNVIDAAHANDMEALTGEGFKHTIPGDTRTPGCKHLAWDENLVFTTHLGNIRNPAFLSGWDITNPEAPVQLQVLQEPGISYEGVDVANHHIFVGLHENGLGVYDYDAANGFTRVGSLGGFTNAWGVAARDKHVFVADGIGGFATVDATDPAKPVELGRVAIGGQARGVVVDGNFAYVAAGSAGVAVVDISNLASPKVVGRAEMPGTALRVAFSEGRIFVAAWNDVRVYDVTKPEAPTYVASVRIPRPFDYEDADRELPTMRTFGVAARGQDVFIGAWENPYSYRLEPDRLAPNIRLPETAARLDFGKVAAGAAKTIQIPVTNQGTAPLTLVDNWISGKAFSVEPKQARIEPGETFSLEVTYVASAAEEEVGYLHIVSDDPAAPVRKAYLVGNAPGVTLGSPLPATTATLLDGTTWTSEASAGKVLLLSYFATFCPVCANHLPDVEERFWQSYRDKGLEIVALNPRETTDKIGDVQAYCENLVVSFPLGIEEPASTYAAVTANFVGPNPFPVDVIVGKDGTVRYASHEYDPDAMAAVIEELLAE; encoded by the coding sequence TTGGTACGAACGATCTCCCGCACCGGCGCCGCGCTCCTCGGCGCCTCCTCGCTCCTGCTCCTCGCCGGCTGCTCCGACGCCCCGCCGTCCGAGGCCGCACCGGGCCTCTCGTGCGGCGAGGGCACGCAGGCGGTCGGACGCGAGTGCTTGCCGACCGCGCTCGAACCCGGCCGTTACCTGAGCCCGCTCGTCCAGCTCCAGAGCCTGGCCGAGGTCGGTAGCCATACCGACGAGGTGCGCATCCGCGAGGACAATCTGCTCCTCAATTGCAGCTACACGTTCAACGTGATCGACGCCGCGCACGCGAACGACATGGAGGCCCTCACGGGCGAGGGCTTCAAGCATACGATCCCCGGCGATACACGTACCCCCGGCTGCAAGCACCTCGCGTGGGACGAGAACCTTGTTTTCACCACCCACCTCGGCAACATCCGGAACCCGGCCTTCCTCAGCGGCTGGGACATCACGAATCCCGAGGCGCCCGTGCAGCTCCAGGTCCTCCAGGAGCCCGGCATCAGCTACGAGGGCGTCGACGTCGCGAACCACCACATCTTCGTCGGCCTCCACGAAAACGGCCTCGGCGTGTACGATTACGACGCGGCCAATGGCTTCACGCGCGTCGGCAGCCTCGGCGGCTTCACGAATGCGTGGGGCGTCGCCGCGCGCGACAAGCACGTGTTCGTCGCCGACGGCATCGGCGGGTTTGCCACGGTCGACGCCACGGATCCGGCGAAGCCCGTGGAGCTCGGCCGCGTCGCGATCGGCGGCCAGGCCCGCGGCGTCGTCGTCGATGGCAATTTCGCCTATGTCGCGGCCGGCTCCGCGGGCGTCGCCGTGGTCGACATCTCCAACCTCGCGAGCCCGAAGGTGGTCGGCCGGGCGGAGATGCCCGGCACGGCGCTCCGTGTCGCGTTCTCCGAAGGCCGCATTTTCGTGGCCGCGTGGAACGACGTGCGTGTCTACGACGTGACCAAACCAGAGGCTCCGACCTACGTCGCCTCCGTGCGTATTCCGCGGCCTTTCGATTACGAGGATGCCGACCGCGAGCTGCCGACGATGCGCACGTTCGGCGTCGCCGCGCGGGGACAGGACGTCTTCATCGGCGCCTGGGAAAACCCGTATTCGTATCGCCTCGAACCGGACCGCCTCGCCCCCAACATTCGCCTCCCCGAGACGGCGGCCCGCCTCGATTTCGGCAAGGTCGCGGCCGGCGCCGCGAAGACGATCCAGATTCCGGTCACGAACCAGGGCACGGCGCCGCTCACGCTCGTGGACAACTGGATCAGCGGAAAAGCCTTCAGCGTCGAGCCGAAGCAGGCTCGGATCGAGCCGGGGGAGACGTTCTCGCTCGAAGTGACGTATGTCGCGTCGGCGGCCGAGGAGGAGGTCGGGTATCTGCACATCGTCTCGGACGACCCCGCGGCCCCGGTGCGCAAGGCCTACCTCGTCGGCAATGCGCCGGGCGTGACCCTCGGCAGCCCGCTGCCCGCCACGACGGCCACCTTGCTCGACGGCACGACGTGGACGTCGGAGGCGTCGGCCGGGAAGGTGCTCCTGCTCAGCTACTTCGCCACGTTCTGCCCGGTCTGCGCCAATCACCTCCCGGACGTGGAGGAGCGATTCTGGCAGTCGTACCGGGACAAGGGCCTCGAAATCGTCGCCCTGAACCCGCGGGAGACGACCGACAAGATCGGCGACGTGCAAGCTTATTGCGAGAATCTCGTCGTCTCCTTCCCGCTCGGCATCGAGGAACCCGCGAGCACCTACGCGGCCGTGACGGCGAACTTCGTCGGGCCCAATCCCTTCCCCGTCGACGTGATCGTCGGCAAGGACGGGACCGTCCGGTATGCCAGCCACGAATACGATCCGGACGCGATGGCCGCGGTGATCGAAGAGCTCCTCGCCGAGTGA
- a CDS encoding PucR family transcriptional regulator → MHQRDDNLGAWPWPRPSKRVRELIRRGAEMALNTPHEWLEELDRATLFIENMKVIAEDPVLAAATRRTSRAYFFHWAAANLHEPGAPVTPHLGPESLGFARDLVRRGVTESALHAYRTGQNAAWLRWMSIAFELTSEPDELRELLDISARSIAFFLDATIAGVSAHMKTERDELTRGTHAERREVVALLLDGAPISAQTASRRLGYELDQTHRAAVVWSDGPESDLGSLESAADALARSTGAQRPLVVVASAATLWVWVPGETEPDVERLRTAIRPLQGVRIAIGSKSPKVEGFRRSHLDALTTQRMIARLGSDQRVVSFERVRLVSLVTQNSEGADQFVKHTLGDLESASPEIRSALLTFLDEGCNASRTAARLHTHRNTLLRRLARAEELLPRPLEHNRVEVAVALEVLRWQTSAA, encoded by the coding sequence ATGCACCAGCGGGATGACAACCTGGGCGCGTGGCCGTGGCCGCGCCCGTCGAAGCGCGTGCGCGAGCTCATCCGGCGCGGCGCCGAAATGGCCCTGAACACGCCCCACGAGTGGCTCGAGGAGCTCGACCGGGCGACGCTGTTCATCGAGAACATGAAGGTCATTGCCGAGGACCCCGTGCTCGCGGCGGCCACGCGCAGGACGAGCCGCGCGTACTTCTTTCACTGGGCGGCGGCAAACCTCCATGAGCCTGGAGCGCCGGTCACGCCCCACCTCGGCCCCGAGTCGCTAGGGTTCGCGCGTGACCTCGTGCGCCGTGGCGTCACCGAATCCGCCTTGCACGCCTATCGCACCGGGCAGAACGCGGCCTGGCTCCGGTGGATGTCGATCGCCTTCGAGCTGACGTCCGAGCCGGACGAGCTGCGCGAGCTGCTCGATATCTCGGCCCGCTCCATCGCTTTTTTTCTCGACGCGACGATCGCGGGCGTCTCGGCCCACATGAAGACGGAGCGCGACGAGCTGACACGCGGCACCCACGCCGAGCGCCGCGAGGTCGTCGCGCTCCTCCTCGACGGCGCGCCGATCAGCGCCCAAACCGCTTCCCGGCGACTCGGGTACGAGCTCGACCAGACCCACCGAGCTGCCGTCGTCTGGAGCGATGGCCCCGAATCCGACCTCGGCTCCCTCGAAAGCGCGGCCGACGCCCTGGCCCGCTCGACCGGCGCGCAACGCCCCCTCGTCGTCGTGGCCAGCGCGGCGACTTTGTGGGTATGGGTGCCAGGAGAAACCGAGCCAGACGTCGAGCGGTTGCGCACAGCGATACGACCGCTGCAAGGCGTCCGCATTGCGATCGGATCCAAGAGCCCCAAGGTCGAGGGCTTTCGTCGTAGCCACCTCGACGCCCTCACCACCCAGCGCATGATCGCCCGCCTGGGCTCCGATCAGCGCGTCGTCAGCTTCGAGAGGGTCCGGCTCGTCTCTCTCGTCACCCAGAATTCCGAGGGCGCGGACCAATTCGTCAAGCACACGCTCGGGGACCTCGAATCGGCGAGCCCCGAGATCAGGAGCGCATTGCTGACGTTCCTCGACGAAGGCTGCAATGCCTCCCGCACGGCGGCCCGGCTCCACACCCATCGCAATACCCTGCTCCGCCGGCTCGCCCGCGCCGAAGAGCTTTTGCCGCGACCGCTCGAGCACAACCGCGTGGAGGTCGCCGTCGCGCTCGAGGTGCTCCGCTGGCAGACGAGCGCCGCGTGA
- a CDS encoding LptA/OstA family protein yields the protein MPFGPRLSLALALLATTIAPRSLAEPPKAAPPPKEPVELSADQLDIDIAAKRAVLEGHVRLTKGALVVRAPRVEVRYDEVPNVTWAKGAGGVVAEVKGVRAEAPEVEIDLAKQTLSLRGGVRLQRGAGWISAEKATIDLVSLKVSLTDVKGALPVPEGAEKK from the coding sequence GTGCCGTTCGGCCCGCGCCTCTCCTTGGCTCTCGCGCTGCTCGCGACGACGATCGCGCCTCGATCGCTCGCGGAGCCGCCCAAAGCCGCGCCGCCGCCGAAGGAGCCGGTGGAGCTCTCCGCCGATCAGCTCGACATCGACATCGCGGCGAAGCGCGCCGTGCTCGAAGGCCACGTGCGCCTCACGAAGGGCGCCCTCGTGGTGCGCGCGCCGCGGGTGGAGGTGCGGTACGACGAGGTACCAAACGTGACGTGGGCGAAGGGCGCGGGCGGGGTCGTCGCGGAGGTGAAGGGCGTGCGCGCCGAGGCGCCCGAGGTGGAGATCGACCTCGCCAAACAGACGCTCTCGCTGCGCGGCGGCGTGCGCCTTCAGCGAGGCGCGGGGTGGATCAGCGCGGAGAAGGCGACGATTGATCTCGTGAGCCTGAAGGTGTCGCTCACGGATGTAAAAGGCGCGCTGCCGGTGCCGGAGGGGGCGGAGAAGAAGTAG
- a CDS encoding sigma-70 domain-containing protein, which produces MIQSIIDELYARHHKAGRVDLNDIAEIIGPRSVSYEEVDHIVERLEALGLLVGEPIDAIEVSVMKRVLGAARSLRTSLGRNPTIAEIAASSGDPAHVVRRALERGVSPRVVRSY; this is translated from the coding sequence GTGATCCAGAGCATCATCGACGAGCTGTACGCACGTCATCACAAGGCGGGTCGAGTCGACCTCAACGACATCGCGGAGATCATTGGCCCACGCAGCGTCTCCTACGAGGAGGTCGACCACATCGTCGAGCGCCTGGAGGCGCTGGGCCTCCTGGTCGGCGAGCCGATCGACGCGATCGAGGTCTCCGTCATGAAGCGCGTGCTCGGCGCCGCGCGATCACTGCGCACGTCGCTCGGACGGAACCCGACCATCGCGGAGATCGCCGCGTCCTCGGGCGACCCTGCGCACGTCGTGCGTCGCGCGCTCGAGCGAGGCGTCTCGCCGCGCGTGGTCAGGAGCTACTAG
- a CDS encoding DVUA0089 family protein: MNQRRRIFFPTSLASMTTGLLLAAATLQGCATSTSTRGGGGDDGSDGGSGGTGNAGGMGGLGGMGGMGGLGGMGGDGGMGGVGGMGGVGGMGGASSSSSSSSSSSSSSSSSSSGSGGGFEPPVGTADYPAETEQNNLPATADPLAAGTKGFTASIYPTGDVDVFSIDITVAGSNLKVSTGDGMGGCPAGVATLVRVSGPSGFLGSDTDSGPAACSQILPANQPAMSNLAVGTYFVQVESATFSPLPFYVVDIAVVEPGCGDGLVQGSEQCDDGNNTSGDGCTSDCKLEGNYPTEVEPNQPIGQANSITGTDGVVAAIQPIGDQDFFTFVVNVPGTRARIEVTNGNGGCPSGFDSKIYLYNASGTEIAVDDDDGVDSCSMLEPAGDAVVANLAAGKYTVKVEEYNNDEAQAAYVLQYQLTEPGCGDTFVQLGEQCDDGNTAAGDGCSPTCQLEGNYLSETEPNQPNNMANSVVGFDGVVASILPAGDQDYFSFQITEPGSSVTIEVTDGYGGCPIDFDSKIYLYSPSNQLLVSDDDDGASTCSLISPLLDPSAATNLPVGTYVVMVEEYQNDEAQSSYVLKVKVAAPGCGDSILASPAEQCDDGNTVAGDGCSPTCMAEAPWEIEPNASTATATPAWPMTTSWYGKIDPIADVDYFQFDLPAGKSPVLTTHNIGDASSCDFDTVMHLLDANGVQIVEDDDDGPSTCSLLSKANDATLASLPAGTYYVWVQDYDNDAKITGYELSLTFE, encoded by the coding sequence ATGAATCAACGCCGCCGTATCTTCTTCCCGACCTCGCTCGCTTCAATGACGACAGGCCTCCTCCTCGCTGCCGCCACGCTCCAGGGCTGCGCCACGAGCACGAGCACGCGTGGCGGCGGCGGAGACGATGGAAGCGACGGAGGATCGGGCGGCACCGGAAACGCCGGCGGCATGGGCGGCCTCGGGGGCATGGGCGGCATGGGCGGCCTCGGGGGCATGGGCGGCGACGGCGGCATGGGCGGCGTCGGCGGCATGGGCGGCGTCGGCGGCATGGGCGGCGCGTCGTCGTCGTCCTCGTCGTCGTCGTCGTCCTCGTCCTCCTCGTCGTCCTCGTCGAGCGGCTCGGGCGGTGGGTTCGAGCCGCCCGTGGGCACGGCGGACTACCCGGCGGAGACGGAGCAGAACAACCTGCCCGCGACCGCGGATCCGCTCGCCGCGGGGACGAAGGGGTTCACGGCATCCATCTACCCGACGGGGGATGTCGACGTGTTCTCGATCGACATCACCGTGGCCGGCTCGAACCTCAAGGTGTCGACGGGCGACGGCATGGGCGGCTGCCCGGCCGGCGTGGCCACGCTCGTGCGTGTCTCCGGGCCGAGCGGCTTCCTCGGCTCGGACACCGACAGCGGGCCCGCCGCCTGCTCGCAGATCCTGCCCGCCAACCAACCGGCCATGAGCAACCTCGCCGTGGGCACGTACTTCGTGCAGGTCGAGAGCGCGACGTTCTCGCCGCTGCCGTTCTACGTCGTCGACATTGCCGTCGTGGAGCCCGGCTGCGGCGACGGGCTCGTGCAGGGCAGCGAGCAGTGCGACGACGGCAACAACACGAGCGGCGACGGCTGCACGTCCGACTGCAAGCTCGAAGGCAACTACCCGACCGAGGTGGAGCCGAACCAGCCGATCGGCCAGGCAAACTCGATCACCGGCACCGACGGCGTGGTCGCGGCGATCCAGCCCATCGGCGATCAGGACTTCTTCACGTTCGTGGTGAACGTGCCCGGCACCCGCGCGCGCATCGAGGTCACGAACGGGAACGGCGGCTGCCCGAGCGGCTTCGACTCGAAGATTTACCTCTACAACGCGAGCGGGACGGAGATCGCGGTGGACGACGACGACGGGGTGGACTCGTGCTCGATGCTCGAGCCCGCCGGCGACGCCGTGGTCGCGAACCTCGCCGCGGGCAAGTACACGGTGAAGGTCGAGGAGTACAACAACGACGAGGCGCAGGCTGCGTACGTGCTCCAGTACCAGCTCACCGAGCCCGGCTGCGGCGACACGTTCGTGCAGCTCGGCGAGCAGTGCGACGACGGGAACACGGCCGCGGGCGACGGCTGCTCGCCGACGTGCCAGCTCGAAGGGAACTACCTGAGCGAGACGGAGCCGAACCAGCCGAACAACATGGCGAACTCGGTCGTCGGCTTCGACGGCGTCGTCGCGTCGATCCTGCCCGCAGGGGATCAGGACTACTTCAGCTTCCAGATCACGGAGCCGGGATCGAGCGTGACGATCGAGGTGACGGACGGGTACGGCGGCTGCCCGATCGACTTCGACTCGAAGATCTACCTCTACTCGCCCTCGAACCAGCTCCTCGTGTCGGACGACGACGACGGCGCGAGCACGTGCTCCCTCATCAGCCCCTTGCTCGACCCGAGCGCCGCCACGAACCTGCCCGTCGGCACGTACGTGGTCATGGTGGAGGAGTACCAGAACGACGAGGCGCAGAGCTCGTACGTGCTCAAAGTAAAGGTGGCGGCCCCGGGCTGCGGCGACAGCATCCTCGCGAGCCCGGCCGAGCAATGCGACGACGGGAACACGGTCGCCGGCGACGGCTGCAGCCCGACGTGCATGGCCGAGGCGCCGTGGGAGATCGAGCCGAACGCGAGCACGGCCACGGCGACGCCAGCCTGGCCCATGACGACGAGCTGGTACGGGAAGATCGATCCGATCGCCGACGTCGACTACTTCCAGTTCGATCTGCCGGCGGGCAAGAGCCCGGTGCTCACGACGCACAACATCGGTGACGCGAGCTCCTGCGACTTCGACACGGTGATGCACCTGCTCGACGCGAACGGCGTGCAGATCGTGGAGGACGACGACGACGGCCCGAGCACCTGCTCGTTGCTGTCGAAGGCGAACGACGCGACGCTCGCGAGCCTCCCGGCCGGCACGTACTACGTGTGGGTCCAGGACTACGACAACGACGCCAAGATCACGGGATACGAGCTCAGCCTCACGTTCGAGTGA
- a CDS encoding protein kinase domain-containing protein, with amino-acid sequence MTFLAPKGTEFVRLLGGGSVFEVALVREGDHELVCKRLVPRALAAREGRVAMVREARLLSTIEHPALPSLVRVGNDARGPFFLETFAAGTSVAALVHGWQERGARVPRTLVRHVAIQALEALAEIHALGGEAGPLDVVHGDLGPAHVLLGPLGEVRIVDLGAARFRGLEAELETDDRGTLPYAAPEIASGEAKPSQATDVYAMAATLLFLATGERLCEADTEAAMLAEVATRGLRRELVLHAEAFEVKEREALFEALDPDPSRRRASARELCDALAPVPRAPDLR; translated from the coding sequence GTGACGTTCCTCGCGCCAAAAGGGACGGAGTTCGTTCGCCTGCTGGGCGGCGGGAGCGTGTTCGAGGTGGCCCTCGTGCGCGAGGGAGACCACGAGCTCGTGTGCAAGCGGCTCGTGCCACGCGCGCTCGCCGCGCGGGAAGGGCGCGTGGCGATGGTGCGCGAGGCGCGGCTCCTGTCGACGATCGAGCACCCCGCGCTGCCCTCGCTCGTGCGCGTGGGGAACGACGCGCGGGGGCCGTTCTTTCTGGAGACGTTCGCGGCCGGGACGTCGGTGGCGGCGCTCGTGCACGGATGGCAGGAGCGAGGCGCGCGCGTGCCGAGGACGCTCGTGCGGCACGTGGCGATCCAGGCGCTCGAAGCGCTCGCCGAGATCCACGCGCTCGGAGGCGAGGCAGGGCCGCTCGACGTGGTGCACGGGGATCTCGGCCCCGCGCACGTGCTCCTCGGCCCGCTCGGTGAGGTGCGGATCGTGGACCTCGGCGCCGCGCGGTTTCGAGGGCTCGAAGCCGAGCTCGAGACGGACGATCGCGGCACGCTGCCGTACGCGGCGCCGGAGATCGCGTCGGGCGAGGCGAAGCCGTCGCAGGCGACCGACGTGTACGCGATGGCCGCGACGCTGCTGTTTTTGGCGACGGGCGAGCGGCTCTGCGAGGCCGACACGGAGGCCGCGATGCTCGCCGAGGTGGCGACGCGCGGGCTTCGGCGCGAGCTCGTCCTTCACGCAGAGGCGTTCGAGGTGAAGGAGCGCGAGGCGCTGTTCGAGGCGCTCGATCCGGATCCGTCGCGGCGGCGCGCGTCGGCGCGAGAACTGTGCGACGCGCTCGCGCCGGTGCCACGTGCGCCGGACCTGCGCTAG
- a CDS encoding cystathionine gamma-synthase, with protein sequence MKTKDAPFPVSLDTLAIHAGQEPDPTSGAVMMPIVLASTFAQESPGVHKGYEYSRSGNPTRRALEACLAALEGGVHGYSFGSGLAATTTLLHTLSPGAHILCGDDVYGGTFRLMDKVMGPMGISSSFVDMRDPAAVRAAIRPSTRLLWIETPTNPMLKVFDIAALAEVAREAKITFVVDNTFATPMLQRPLDLGADVVVHSVTKYLNGHSDVVGGAIVTSNPKVAERIGFLQNAMGAVPSPFDCYLVLRGLKTLPVRVRHQSMAALALAERLARHPRVERVHYPGLASHPDHAVAARQMRGGFGGMISIEVAGGLTAARTVLERLHVFSCAESLGGVESLAEHPAIMTHASVPEETRKVLGISDGLVRLSVGLEAVDDLWKDLEHALG encoded by the coding sequence ATGAAGACCAAGGACGCGCCTTTCCCGGTTTCCCTCGACACCCTCGCCATTCACGCCGGCCAGGAGCCCGATCCGACCAGCGGAGCGGTGATGATGCCGATCGTGCTCGCCAGCACGTTCGCGCAGGAGAGCCCGGGCGTGCACAAGGGCTACGAGTACTCGCGCAGCGGCAACCCCACGCGTCGCGCGCTCGAAGCGTGCCTCGCGGCCCTCGAAGGCGGCGTGCACGGCTACAGCTTCGGAAGCGGGCTCGCCGCGACGACCACGCTCCTGCACACGCTTTCGCCCGGCGCGCACATCCTCTGCGGCGACGACGTCTACGGCGGCACGTTCCGCTTGATGGACAAGGTCATGGGCCCGATGGGGATCTCGTCGAGCTTCGTCGACATGCGTGATCCCGCGGCGGTGCGCGCGGCGATCCGGCCCTCGACGCGCCTGCTCTGGATCGAGACGCCGACGAACCCGATGCTCAAGGTCTTCGACATCGCGGCGCTCGCAGAGGTGGCGCGCGAGGCGAAGATTACCTTCGTCGTCGACAACACGTTCGCCACGCCCATGCTCCAGCGCCCGCTCGATCTCGGCGCGGACGTGGTGGTTCACTCGGTGACGAAGTACCTGAACGGGCACTCGGACGTCGTCGGCGGGGCGATCGTGACGTCGAACCCGAAGGTCGCGGAGCGGATCGGCTTCCTGCAGAACGCGATGGGCGCCGTGCCGAGCCCCTTCGACTGCTACCTCGTGCTGCGCGGCCTGAAGACGTTGCCCGTGCGCGTGCGTCACCAGAGCATGGCGGCGCTCGCGCTCGCCGAGCGGCTCGCGCGTCATCCGCGCGTCGAGCGTGTGCACTACCCGGGCCTCGCGTCGCATCCGGACCACGCCGTGGCGGCGCGGCAGATGCGCGGCGGGTTCGGGGGCATGATCTCGATCGAGGTCGCGGGAGGGCTCACGGCGGCGCGGACCGTGCTGGAGCGGCTGCACGTGTTCTCGTGCGCGGAGAGCCTTGGCGGCGTGGAGTCGCTCGCCGAGCATCCGGCGATCATGACGCACGCATCGGTCCCCGAGGAGACGCGCAAGGTGCTCGGCATCTCCGACGGCCTCGTGCGGCTCTCGGTGGGGCTCGAAGCGGTCGATGATCTCTGGAAAGATCTCGAACACGCGCTCGGCTGA
- a CDS encoding Stp1/IreP family PP2C-type Ser/Thr phosphatase yields the protein MRAFASGMTDVGLQRDHNEDSYAVLQEFDLFIVADGMGGHRAGDVASRLATDSITEFFRSTANDDATWPIHFDANLTEDENRLLSGIMVANRRIFERSIRSRECAGMGTTVVSAVFSRRRNRIYVGHVGDSRAYRVRGGTIQQLTRDHSLINDYLMAMPELTEEQRAELPRNVITRALGMQDSVAVDLMSDEPHLGDVYILCSDGLSGMLTDEQIRDIVASSQDTSEMCRRLIAKANELGGEDNITVLAIRFLQDDVEYGDEPTLQVPAHRIAVTVGDDGDS from the coding sequence ATGCGCGCATTTGCTTCCGGGATGACCGATGTCGGTCTCCAGCGCGATCACAACGAGGACAGCTACGCTGTCCTGCAGGAGTTCGATCTGTTCATCGTCGCCGATGGCATGGGGGGCCATCGCGCCGGCGATGTGGCGAGCCGCCTCGCGACCGACTCCATCACCGAGTTCTTTCGCTCCACGGCGAACGACGACGCGACCTGGCCGATCCACTTCGACGCGAACCTGACCGAGGATGAAAATCGCCTGCTCAGCGGCATCATGGTCGCGAACCGGCGGATCTTCGAGCGCAGCATCCGCTCACGCGAGTGCGCCGGCATGGGCACGACCGTGGTCAGCGCCGTCTTCTCGCGCCGGCGCAACCGCATCTACGTGGGGCACGTCGGCGACAGCCGCGCCTACCGCGTCCGCGGCGGCACGATCCAGCAGCTCACGCGGGATCACTCGCTGATCAACGACTACCTCATGGCGATGCCCGAGCTCACGGAGGAGCAACGGGCGGAGCTGCCGCGCAACGTGATCACCCGCGCGCTCGGCATGCAGGACAGCGTCGCCGTCGACCTGATGAGCGACGAGCCGCACCTCGGCGACGTCTACATCCTCTGCTCCGACGGCCTCTCCGGCATGCTCACCGACGAGCAGATCCGCGACATCGTCGCGTCCTCGCAGGACACGTCCGAGATGTGCAGGCGCCTCATCGCCAAGGCGAACGAGCTCGGCGGCGAGGACAACATCACCGTGCTGGCGATCCGCTTCCTCCAGGACGACGTGGAGTACGGCGACGAGCCCACGCTCCAGGTCCCGGCGCACCGCATCGCCGTGACGGTCGGCGACGACGGCGACTCCTGA
- the frr gene encoding ribosome recycling factor translates to MLEDVLNDLRTGIEKSIEALRRDLTRVRTGRAHAGMLDGVRVDYYGVPTPIQQMATVSVPEPRLITIKPWEKNQVKAVDKAIRESDLNLNPQVDADLIRIPIPALTEDRRKEMVKLTKKYGEEARVAIRKHRRDANELVDTLDKDGEVSGDDADRAKKKIEEVVAEGIKQVDGVIAHKEKDILEV, encoded by the coding sequence ATGCTGGAAGACGTGTTGAATGATTTGCGGACAGGCATCGAGAAATCCATCGAGGCGCTTCGCCGCGATCTCACGCGCGTGCGCACGGGCCGCGCCCACGCCGGGATGCTCGATGGCGTCCGCGTCGACTACTACGGCGTGCCCACGCCCATCCAACAGATGGCCACGGTGAGCGTGCCCGAGCCTCGCCTCATCACGATCAAGCCCTGGGAGAAGAACCAGGTGAAGGCCGTGGACAAGGCCATCCGCGAGAGCGACCTGAACCTGAACCCTCAGGTCGACGCCGACCTCATCCGCATCCCGATCCCGGCCCTCACCGAGGACCGGCGCAAGGAGATGGTCAAGCTGACCAAGAAGTACGGCGAGGAGGCGCGCGTCGCGATCCGCAAGCACCGCAGGGACGCGAACGAGCTCGTCGACACGCTCGACAAGGACGGCGAGGTCAGCGGCGACGACGCCGATCGGGCGAAGAAGAAGATCGAGGAGGTGGTGGCCGAGGGCATCAAGCAGGTCGACGGCGTCATCGCCCACAAGGAAAAGGACATCCTGGAGGTGTAG